A genome region from Prionailurus viverrinus isolate Anna chromosome A3, UM_Priviv_1.0, whole genome shotgun sequence includes the following:
- the ADRA2B gene encoding alpha-2B adrenergic receptor, giving the protein MDHQEPYSVQATAAIAAVITFLILFTIFGNALVILAVLTSRSLRAPQNLFLVSLAAADILVATLIIPFSLANELLGYWYFRRTWCEVYLALDVLFCTSSIVHLCAISLDRYWAVSRALEYNSKRTPRRIKCIILTVWLIAAVISLPPLIYKGDQGPQPRGRPQCKLNQEAWYILASSIGSFFAPCLIMILVYLRIYLIAKRSHRRGPRAKGRPREGESKQPRPVPTGTSTKMPTLASLAAPGEANGHSKPTGAKEEGETPEDPATPALPPSWPALPNSGQGRKEGVCGASPEEDAEEEEEECEPQALPASPASACSPPLQQPQGSRVLATLRGQVLLGRGVGTSSGQWWRRRAQLTREKRFTFVLAVVIGVFVLCWFPFFFSYSLGAICPQHCKVPHGLFQFFFWIGYCNSSLNPVIYTIFNQDFRRAFRRILCRQWTQTAWSSTCARNKLMS; this is encoded by the coding sequence ATGGACCACCAGGAGCCCTACTCGGTGCAGGCCACCGCGGCCATCGCGGCGGTCATCACGTTCCTCATCCTTTTCACCATCTTTGGCAACGCGCTGGTCATCTTGGCTGTGTTGACGAGTCGCTCGCTGCGCGCCCCGCAGAACCTGTTCCTAGTGTCGCTGGCCGCCGCCGACATCCTGGTGGCCACGCTCATCATCCCTTTCTCGCTGGCCAACGAGCTGCTGGGCTACTGGTACTTCCGGCGCACGTGGTGTGAGGTGTACTTGGCGCTCGACGTGCTCTTCTGTACCTCGTCCATCGTGCACCTGTGCGCCATCAGCCTGGACAGGTACTGGGCCGTGAGTCGGGCCCTGGAGTACAACTCCAAGCGCACCCCACGCCGCATCAAGTGCATCATCCTCACCGTGTGGCTCATCGCAGCTGTCATCTCCCTGCCGCCGCTTATCTACAAGGGCGACCAGGGGCCCCAGCCTCGTGGGCGCCCGCAGTGCAAACTTAACCAAGAGGCCTGGTACATCCTGGCCTCTAGCATCGGATCTTTCTTTGCACCCTGCCTCATCATGATCCTGGTCTACCTGCGCATCTACCTGATCGCCAAGCGCAGCCACCGCAGAGGTCCCAGGGCCAAGGGCCGCCCTAGGGAGGGTGAGTCTAAGCAGCCCCGCCCCGTCCCTACTGGAACTTCAACCAAAATGCCAACCCTGGCCTCTCTGGCTGCTCCTGGAGAGGCCAATGGTCACTCCAAGCCGACTGGGgcgaaggaggagggggagaccCCTGAAGATCCTGCGACCCCTGCCTTGCCACCCAGCTGGCCGGCCCTTCCCAACTCAGGCCAGGGTCGGAAGGAAGGTGTTTGTGGGGCATCTCCAGAGGAAGacgctgaggaggaggaggaagagtgtgAGCCTCAGGCCTTGCCGGCATCTCCTGCCTCCGCCTGTAGCCCACCCCTGCAGCAGCCACAGGGGTCCCGGGTGCTGGCAACACTACGTGGCCAGGTGCTCCTGGGCAGGGGCGTGGGCACCTCGAGCGGGCAGTGGTGGCGGCGGCGGGCGCAGCTGACTCGGGAGAAGCGGTTCACCTTTGTGCTGGCCGTGGTCATCGGCGTTTTTGTGCTCTGCTGGTTCCCCTTCTTCTTCAGCTACAGCCTGGGTGCCATCTGCCCACAGCACTGCAAGGTGCCCCATGGCCTCTTCCAGTTCTTCTTCTGGATCGGCTACTGCAACAGCTCGCTGAACCCCGTCATCTATACCATCTTTAACCAGGACTTTCGCCGTGCCTTCCGAAGGATCCTTTGCCGCCAGTGGACCCAGACGGCATG